Proteins encoded within one genomic window of Triticum aestivum cultivar Chinese Spring chromosome 2D, IWGSC CS RefSeq v2.1, whole genome shotgun sequence:
- the LOC123049071 gene encoding zinc finger protein AZF1, with translation MSPDDVSRKSPVPPPSPPPMDSWARGGRRSRRRGSSGSASSGGGVESEEEYLALSLLMLSRGVRGEVEDGGIGGVKGLGAAPTKAQGYGCSVCGKVYASYQALGGHKTSHRKPPTPPAASAGGDEASGGAPVEAKVHQCSLCHRTFPSGQALGGHKRLHYEGGAAADGTGKDKEAAKAKAAALLRDFDLNLPASGVAGDEAESPPPEAKRARLMLLAV, from the coding sequence ATGTCGCCCGACGACGTGTCCCGGAAGTCGCCCgtgccgccgccgtccccgccgccgatgGACTCGTGGGCTCGGGGAGGGCGTCGCTCCAGGCGCCGTGGCAGCAGCGGCAGCGCCAGCTCTGGCGGCGGCGTCGAGTCCGAGGAGGAGTACCTGGCGCTCTCCCTCCTCATGCTGTCCCGCGGCGTCCGCGGCGAGGTCGAGGACGGCGGCATCGGAGGCGTCAAGGGCTTGGGAGCGGCGCCGACCAAGGCGCAGGGGTACGGGTGCTCCGTGTGCGGCAAGGTCTACGCGTCCTACCAAGCGCTAGGCGGCCACAAGACGAGCCACCGGAAGCCGCCCACGCCGCCAGCGGCGTCGGCGGGCGGCGACGAGGCGTCCGGCGGCGCCCCCGTGGAGGCCAAGGTGCACCAGTGCTCGCTCTGCCACCGCACGTTCCCGTCCGGGCAGGCGCTGGGCGGGCACAAGCGCCTGCACtacgagggcggcgccgcggccgaCGGGACCGGCAAGGACAAGGAGGCCGCCAaggcgaaggcggcggcgctgCTGAGGGACTTCGACCTGAACCTGCCGGCGTCAGGGGTGGCCGGGGACGAGGCCGAGAGCCCGCCCCCGGAGGCGAAGAGGGCGAGGCTGATGCTACTAGCAGTCTGA